The following coding sequences are from one Verrucosispora sp. WMMD573 window:
- a CDS encoding GntR family transcriptional regulator — translation MSDVAASPAEGELESVSLVELAVSRLTQEILSGRSDPGERLVEEQLTRRLGISRAPLREALRLLAQRGLVEHVPRRGVRVATLSDRDVRELYELRDVLERFAVRSAIPVQRESDLAGLRAALDQMREATRTGDRLAVAESHRAFHVALVALAGNRQLSAVYDSILVKLQLYMAINLRREAEVAQPHDGVHRHERLCEAVAAGDPELVLAVLSEHGARSYLG, via the coding sequence GTGAGTGACGTGGCCGCATCGCCGGCGGAGGGCGAGCTGGAGAGTGTCAGTCTGGTGGAGCTCGCCGTCTCCCGGTTGACCCAAGAGATTCTCAGCGGTCGCAGTGATCCCGGTGAACGGCTGGTGGAGGAGCAACTGACCCGGCGGCTCGGCATCAGCCGGGCACCGCTGCGCGAGGCGCTGCGGCTGCTGGCGCAGCGGGGGCTGGTCGAGCACGTGCCGCGCCGGGGCGTCCGGGTCGCCACCCTGTCGGACCGCGACGTGCGAGAGCTGTACGAGCTGCGCGACGTGCTGGAACGATTCGCGGTCCGGTCGGCGATCCCGGTGCAGCGGGAGAGCGATCTGGCCGGGCTGCGGGCGGCGTTGGACCAGATGCGGGAGGCCACCAGGACCGGTGACCGACTGGCGGTCGCCGAGTCGCATCGGGCGTTCCACGTCGCGCTGGTGGCGCTGGCCGGCAATCGACAACTCTCCGCGGTGTACGACTCGATCCTGGTGAAATTGCAGCTCTACATGGCGATCAACCTGCGTCGCGAGGCAGAGGTGGCGCAGCCGCACGACGGCGTCCACCGGCACGAGCGACTCTGCGAGGCGGTCGCGGCCGGTGACCCGGAGCTGGTGCTCGCCGTGCTGTCCGAGCACGGGGCACGGTCGTACCTCGGGTAG
- the atzF gene encoding allophanate hydrolase, giving the protein MPERIGSISELRSAYRRGDLTPTDLAELVLAGLSGADGGPVWISTVSAGQLLARAERLTATTDPATLPLYGIPFAVKDNIDVAGMITTAGCPDFGYSAAEDAPVVRRLLDAGALLVGKTNLDQFATGLTGARSPYGSCESVFGGGLISGGSSSGSALAVAVGQVSFALGTDTAGSGRVPAALNGIVGLKPTRGLLSTAGVVPACRSLDCVSVFTTNVADAVDVLHTARGVSAADPWGRPLPAERVVARMPGTLRLGVPRAEDLEFFGDAGQAVRFAVGVQALRGLVSQVGSVPLQSFFEAGELLYQGPWVAERLAGLDGFLREHPEAVLAVTRSVLETGRRYDAIDVFRGQHRLRELRARVDQLWHEVDVLVVPTVGTTFTLDEIAEDPIGRNMTLGRYTQFANLLDLAAVTVPNGFTAAGRPASLTLLGPAFSDTTLAHLAAALTAATQATPDAAATRATPEAAAGRAATGVAAGTVPDQPAPEAVSTPVTVGVRSPAAGTASATGPAQVLIAVVGRHLAGESRNRELTERGATLAGAARTAPRYRLYRLETADGEGLPGLVRVADTDPDGHPIEVELWRLPVAAVGELLSGVPVPLSLGWVRLHDGRDVLGFLCEAYAVDSGAEDISAAGGWRAYRRATAHRS; this is encoded by the coding sequence ATGCCAGAGCGGATCGGATCGATCTCGGAGTTGCGGTCGGCGTACCGCCGCGGCGACCTGACCCCGACCGACCTGGCGGAACTGGTCCTGGCCGGGCTGTCCGGAGCGGACGGTGGGCCGGTCTGGATCAGCACCGTGTCGGCCGGCCAGCTCCTCGCCCGCGCCGAGCGGCTGACCGCCACCACCGATCCCGCGACCCTGCCGCTGTACGGGATTCCGTTCGCGGTCAAGGACAACATCGACGTCGCCGGCATGATCACCACGGCCGGCTGCCCCGACTTCGGGTACTCAGCCGCCGAGGACGCGCCAGTGGTGCGCCGGCTGCTCGACGCCGGTGCCCTGCTCGTCGGGAAGACCAACCTCGACCAGTTCGCCACCGGCCTGACCGGGGCACGGTCCCCGTACGGCAGCTGCGAGAGCGTCTTCGGTGGTGGGCTGATCTCCGGCGGCTCCAGCTCCGGCTCGGCCCTCGCGGTCGCCGTCGGCCAGGTCAGCTTCGCGCTGGGTACGGACACCGCCGGCTCCGGCCGGGTGCCGGCGGCGCTGAACGGGATCGTCGGCCTCAAGCCCACCCGGGGCCTGCTCAGCACCGCCGGCGTGGTGCCGGCCTGTCGTTCGCTCGACTGCGTCTCGGTCTTCACCACCAACGTCGCGGACGCGGTGGACGTGCTGCACACCGCGCGCGGGGTCTCGGCGGCCGACCCCTGGGGGCGTCCGCTGCCGGCGGAGCGGGTGGTGGCCCGCATGCCGGGCACGCTACGCCTCGGCGTACCCCGCGCAGAAGACCTGGAGTTCTTCGGCGACGCGGGACAGGCGGTCCGATTCGCCGTGGGCGTGCAGGCGCTGCGGGGTCTGGTCAGCCAGGTCGGCTCGGTACCGTTGCAGAGCTTCTTCGAGGCGGGAGAGCTGCTCTACCAGGGGCCGTGGGTGGCCGAGCGACTCGCCGGGCTGGACGGCTTCCTGCGGGAACATCCCGAAGCTGTCCTGGCGGTCACCCGCAGCGTGCTGGAGACCGGCCGGCGCTACGACGCGATCGACGTCTTCCGTGGCCAACACCGGTTGCGCGAGTTGCGGGCCCGGGTCGACCAGCTGTGGCACGAGGTCGACGTGCTGGTGGTGCCCACCGTCGGTACGACCTTCACCCTCGACGAGATCGCCGAGGACCCGATCGGCCGCAACATGACGCTCGGCCGCTACACCCAGTTCGCCAACCTGCTCGACCTGGCGGCGGTGACCGTGCCCAACGGGTTCACCGCGGCGGGCCGGCCGGCGAGCCTGACCCTGCTCGGCCCCGCGTTCAGCGACACCACCCTGGCCCACCTCGCCGCCGCCCTCACCGCTGCGACGCAGGCGACCCCCGACGCCGCCGCGACCCGAGCCACCCCCGAGGCCGCCGCCGGGCGAGCCGCCACCGGGGTCGCCGCCGGCACCGTCCCGGATCAGCCCGCGCCCGAGGCGGTGTCGACGCCTGTCACGGTCGGGGTCCGCTCGCCGGCCGCGGGCACCGCCTCGGCGACCGGGCCGGCGCAGGTGCTGATCGCCGTCGTCGGACGGCACCTGGCCGGCGAGTCCCGCAACCGGGAGTTGACCGAGCGGGGAGCAACCCTCGCCGGTGCCGCGCGTACCGCGCCGCGCTACCGGCTCTACCGCCTGGAGACGGCCGACGGCGAAGGGCTGCCCGGCCTGGTCCGGGTCGCCGACACCGACCCGGACGGACATCCGATCGAGGTCGAGCTGTGGCGACTGCCGGTGGCCGCCGTCGGCGAGCTGCTGTCCGGGGTGCCGGTGCCGCTCTCGCTGGGCTGGGTCCGGCTGCACGACGGGCGGGACGTGCTCGGCTTCCTCTGCGAGGCGTACGCCGTCGACTCGGGAGCCGAGGACATCAGCGCTGCCGGCGGGTGGCGGGCCTACCGCCGGGCCACCGCACACCGGAGTTGA
- a CDS encoding isochorismatase family cysteine hydrolase, with product MGRIGPVTANPYPWPYDGSADTARTALLCIDWQTDFCGPGGYVDAMGYDLGLTRAGLPATARLLEHARSLGMLVVHTREGHDPDLSDLPANKRWRSAQIGAEIGAAGPCGRILVKGEPGWEIVPEVAPVPGEVIVDKPGKGAFYATNLDLVLRTRGITHLILTGITTDVCVHTTMREANDRGYECLILADCTGATDKDNHDAALHMVTMQGGVFGCVATSDAVIAATTR from the coding sequence ATGGGCAGGATCGGGCCGGTAACGGCGAACCCCTACCCGTGGCCGTACGACGGCTCGGCCGACACCGCGCGTACCGCACTGCTCTGCATCGACTGGCAGACCGACTTCTGCGGCCCGGGCGGCTACGTCGACGCGATGGGCTACGACCTCGGCCTCACCCGGGCCGGTCTGCCGGCCACCGCCCGGCTGCTGGAGCATGCCCGGTCGCTCGGCATGCTTGTCGTGCACACCCGGGAGGGCCACGACCCCGACCTGTCCGACCTGCCGGCGAACAAGCGCTGGCGGTCCGCGCAGATCGGTGCCGAGATCGGCGCGGCCGGCCCGTGCGGCCGGATCCTGGTGAAGGGCGAGCCCGGCTGGGAGATCGTGCCCGAGGTCGCCCCGGTGCCCGGCGAGGTGATCGTCGACAAACCCGGCAAGGGTGCCTTCTACGCCACCAATCTCGACCTGGTGCTGCGTACCCGGGGCATCACCCACCTGATCCTCACCGGCATCACCACCGACGTCTGCGTACACACCACGATGCGTGAGGCGAACGACCGGGGCTACGAGTGCCTGATCCTCGCCGACTGCACCGGGGCGACCGACAAGGACAACCACGACGCCGCGCTGCACATGGTGACCATGCAGGGCGGCGTCTTCGGCTGCGTCGCCACCTCCGACGCCGTCATCGCCGCCACGACCAGGTGA
- a CDS encoding cysteine hydrolase, with protein sequence MLTVAAARPFPYTFDPATTALLVIDMQRDFLEPGGFGESLGNDVGQLRRTIAPLTALLAGARAAGLTVVHTREGHLPDLSDCPPAKLNRGLPSKRIGDPGPKGRILIRGEYGHDIVDELAPLPDEPVVDKPGKGAFHATGLDALLAGRHIRSLLVTGVTTEVCVHTTVREANDRGYECLVLADCVGSYFPEFHRVGLDMIAAQGGIFGWVADSTDVLALLPTTPVLQSSS encoded by the coding sequence ATGTTGACAGTTGCCGCAGCGCGGCCCTTCCCGTACACCTTCGACCCTGCGACCACCGCGCTGCTCGTCATCGACATGCAGCGCGACTTCCTGGAGCCCGGCGGCTTCGGTGAGAGCCTGGGCAACGACGTCGGCCAGCTGCGGCGGACCATCGCACCCCTGACGGCGCTGCTGGCCGGTGCCCGCGCCGCCGGGCTGACGGTCGTGCACACCCGGGAGGGGCACCTGCCCGACCTCTCCGACTGCCCACCGGCCAAGCTCAACCGGGGCCTGCCGAGCAAACGCATCGGCGACCCGGGGCCCAAGGGGCGGATTCTCATCCGGGGAGAGTACGGCCACGACATCGTCGACGAGTTGGCGCCGTTACCCGACGAGCCGGTCGTCGACAAGCCGGGCAAGGGCGCCTTCCACGCCACCGGCCTGGACGCCCTGCTCGCCGGGCGGCACATCCGGAGTCTGCTGGTCACCGGGGTCACCACCGAGGTGTGCGTGCACACCACGGTCAGGGAGGCCAACGACCGCGGGTACGAGTGCCTCGTGCTCGCCGACTGCGTCGGGTCCTACTTCCCCGAGTTCCACCGGGTGGGGCTCGACATGATCGCCGCCCAGGGCGGCATCTTCGGGTGGGTGGCCGACTCGACGGACGTGCTCGCCCTGCTGCCCACCACCCCCGTGTTGCAATCCTCCTCCTGA
- a CDS encoding regulator, giving the protein MVPTRPSVVPLPYWVRGDTNAFFGFGVNVLVNVLTLTGLCLFVVNLPEREVFGTILPALGIALVAGNIYYTHLARRLARREGRSDVTALPYGPSVPHMFIVIFVIMLPIYLSTGDPVRAWEAGLAWAFIIGVIVLIGAFVGPYIRRYTPRAALLGTLAGISITFISMNPAGQMWRLAWIALPVLALLLIGLLTDVKLPFNFPIGLAALLLGTAIGWIGGAMSVPDVTSAARDIAFAFPTFQLDLLLRGLSDMAPLLATAIPLGVYNFTEAMTNVESAATAGDNYNLRSVLLADGAGAVIGSALGSPFPPAVYVGHPGWKAAGGRTGYSMATGIVIALLCFLGMFSLLGAIFPTAAIVPILLYIGLLIGAQAFQATPRAHAAAVVAALIPNIAAWATGQMNNALAAAGTTAAEVGDEALAGAGVVYDGLRILGEGAILAGLVLGAIVAFIIDKRFVQAAIFAASGAVLAFIGLIHGEEVRWNANGQVALGYLFVAVICAIFALGKYPPRVPDPEEAELDRLHGGNASTPPTAPATTVTAPDATAPAATGEPVNESAGGDKREPAVNG; this is encoded by the coding sequence ATGGTCCCCACCCGCCCCTCCGTCGTGCCACTGCCGTACTGGGTGCGCGGCGACACCAACGCGTTCTTCGGCTTCGGCGTCAACGTCCTGGTCAACGTGCTCACCCTGACCGGGCTCTGCCTCTTCGTGGTGAACCTGCCCGAGCGGGAGGTGTTCGGCACGATCCTGCCGGCCCTCGGTATTGCCCTGGTCGCGGGCAACATCTACTACACCCACCTGGCCCGTCGGCTGGCCCGTAGGGAGGGCCGCTCCGACGTGACCGCCCTGCCGTACGGGCCGAGCGTGCCGCACATGTTCATCGTCATCTTCGTCATCATGCTGCCCATCTACCTCAGCACCGGTGACCCGGTTCGTGCCTGGGAGGCGGGGCTGGCCTGGGCCTTCATCATCGGCGTGATCGTGCTGATCGGCGCGTTCGTCGGCCCGTACATCCGCCGCTACACGCCGCGTGCGGCGCTGCTCGGCACGCTCGCCGGCATCTCCATCACCTTCATCTCGATGAATCCGGCGGGCCAGATGTGGCGGCTGGCCTGGATCGCCCTGCCGGTCCTCGCGCTGCTGCTGATCGGTCTGCTGACCGACGTGAAACTGCCGTTCAATTTCCCGATCGGGCTGGCCGCGCTGCTGCTCGGCACGGCGATCGGCTGGATCGGCGGGGCGATGTCGGTGCCGGACGTCACCTCGGCGGCCCGGGACATCGCCTTCGCCTTCCCCACCTTCCAGCTCGATCTGCTGCTGCGCGGGCTCTCCGACATGGCACCGCTGCTGGCGACCGCGATCCCGCTGGGGGTCTACAACTTCACCGAGGCGATGACCAACGTGGAGAGCGCGGCCACCGCCGGGGACAACTACAACCTGCGCAGTGTGCTACTCGCCGACGGGGCCGGCGCGGTCATCGGCTCCGCCCTCGGCTCGCCGTTCCCGCCGGCGGTCTACGTCGGCCATCCGGGTTGGAAGGCCGCCGGTGGGCGTACCGGCTACTCGATGGCGACCGGGATCGTCATCGCGCTGCTCTGCTTCCTGGGCATGTTCTCCCTGCTCGGGGCGATCTTCCCGACTGCGGCGATCGTGCCGATCCTGCTCTACATCGGGTTGCTGATCGGTGCCCAGGCGTTCCAGGCGACGCCCCGGGCACATGCTGCGGCGGTGGTGGCGGCCCTGATACCCAACATCGCCGCGTGGGCGACCGGGCAGATGAACAACGCCCTGGCAGCGGCCGGCACCACCGCCGCCGAGGTCGGCGACGAGGCGTTGGCCGGCGCCGGGGTGGTCTACGACGGCCTGCGGATCCTCGGCGAGGGCGCCATCCTCGCTGGTCTGGTGCTCGGCGCGATCGTCGCCTTCATCATCGACAAACGCTTCGTCCAGGCGGCGATCTTCGCCGCCTCGGGCGCGGTGCTCGCCTTCATCGGTCTGATCCACGGCGAGGAGGTGCGGTGGAACGCCAACGGACAGGTGGCGCTGGGCTACCTCTTCGTGGCGGTGATCTGCGCGATCTTCGCGCTCGGCAAGTACCCACCCCGGGTGCCCGACCCGGAGGAGGCCGAACTGGACCGCCTGCACGGCGGCAACGCCTCGACGCCTCCCACGGCTCCGGCCACCACCGTCACGGCCCCGGACGCCACTGCGCCGGCGGCGACAGGTGAGCCGGTCAACGAGTCGGCCGGCGGTGACAAGCGCGAGCCGGCGGTGAACGGCTGA
- the hpxZ gene encoding oxalurate catabolism protein HpxZ has product MEIDRTDVVAEVTAAFAGYEQALVAGDVDRICGYFWDAEATVRFGLADHQYGLDEQRKWRAAQPPLPPGRRLVDTVVTAFGPDLAVVTTRFGYADAATTGRQTQTWVRLPEGWRIVTAHVSEPLPPDVE; this is encoded by the coding sequence ATGGAGATCGACCGGACGGACGTGGTCGCCGAGGTGACTGCCGCCTTCGCCGGCTACGAGCAGGCGCTGGTGGCCGGCGACGTCGACCGGATCTGTGGATACTTCTGGGACGCCGAGGCCACCGTGCGCTTCGGCCTCGCCGACCACCAGTACGGGCTCGACGAACAGCGCAAGTGGCGGGCCGCGCAACCACCGCTGCCGCCGGGCCGCCGGCTGGTCGACACGGTGGTCACCGCCTTCGGCCCGGACCTCGCGGTCGTCACGACCCGATTCGGGTACGCCGACGCCGCCACGACCGGCCGGCAGACCCAGACCTGGGTACGCCTACCGGAGGGCTGGCGCATCGTCACCGCCCACGTCTCCGAGCCGCTGCCTCCTGACGTCGAATGA
- a CDS encoding PQQ-binding-like beta-propeller repeat protein, giving the protein MTLIDLGELTEPTDPPPAQRRRSGPGGRRVAVVLVALVALLTLAGGAPPARRIHAVVPAALGSDLFIAADQIFTVSPMPGVTDGSQELLAYPRPDRPTVAPQRLTPLWRVPVPLGNRVYRVQPVADAGLLVAMGRQDTGTSQTVRLDTYTGAERWRVPGIAILEMPDRALLRTFSDSEPNVLRMIDLATADELWSITLSAASVDHWQREDGTLDSIVLATVDGEVQLIDPMTGTVRHRLPPPADHSSSYQQAYVAGDLVTVVRNSRTIAALTVDDLAERWQVTVPTATYVTGCGPLLCAGLAGGGLQVLDPATGEVRWSSEEILDIVLVGDGNALAVARNTNEIVTLALSTGATVTEHGSWNMVARYEYAPQVLMVRAVAEEGLVLARLGPTGAPARRLDVLPGAGGDCQTRYDLVGCRLSNGGYGIWQLPD; this is encoded by the coding sequence GTGACGTTGATCGACCTCGGTGAGCTGACCGAGCCGACCGATCCGCCGCCGGCACAGCGCCGCCGCTCCGGGCCGGGTGGCCGCCGGGTGGCGGTCGTGTTGGTGGCACTCGTCGCGCTGCTGACCTTGGCCGGCGGCGCACCGCCGGCCCGGCGGATCCACGCGGTCGTGCCCGCTGCCCTGGGCAGCGACCTGTTCATCGCCGCCGACCAGATCTTCACGGTTTCCCCGATGCCCGGCGTCACCGACGGTAGCCAGGAGCTGCTCGCCTATCCACGGCCCGACCGTCCCACCGTCGCGCCGCAGCGGCTGACGCCGTTGTGGCGGGTACCCGTGCCGCTGGGCAACCGGGTCTACCGGGTGCAGCCGGTCGCCGACGCCGGGCTGCTGGTCGCCATGGGTCGCCAGGACACCGGCACCAGCCAGACCGTACGGTTGGACACGTACACCGGCGCGGAGCGTTGGCGGGTGCCCGGTATCGCCATCCTGGAGATGCCCGACCGGGCGCTGTTGCGCACGTTCAGCGACAGCGAGCCGAACGTACTACGGATGATCGATCTAGCGACCGCCGACGAACTGTGGTCCATCACCTTGTCGGCGGCCAGTGTCGACCACTGGCAGCGGGAAGACGGAACGCTCGACAGCATCGTGCTGGCGACGGTCGACGGCGAGGTCCAGCTGATCGACCCGATGACCGGGACGGTGCGGCACCGCCTTCCCCCGCCCGCCGACCATTCGAGCAGCTACCAGCAGGCGTACGTGGCCGGCGATCTCGTGACGGTGGTGCGCAATTCCCGTACCATTGCCGCGCTCACCGTCGATGATCTGGCCGAGCGCTGGCAGGTGACCGTGCCGACGGCGACCTACGTCACCGGCTGCGGGCCACTGCTCTGCGCCGGGCTGGCCGGCGGTGGGTTGCAGGTCCTCGACCCGGCCACCGGGGAGGTGCGCTGGAGCAGCGAGGAGATTCTCGACATCGTGCTGGTGGGTGACGGCAACGCCCTCGCGGTGGCCCGGAACACCAACGAAATCGTCACGCTCGCCCTGAGCACCGGTGCGACGGTGACCGAGCACGGGTCGTGGAACATGGTTGCCCGCTACGAGTACGCGCCGCAGGTGCTCATGGTGCGTGCGGTGGCCGAGGAGGGGCTGGTGCTGGCCCGGCTCGGCCCCACGGGGGCACCGGCCCGCCGGCTCGATGTGCTGCCGGGCGCCGGCGGTGACTGCCAGACCCGGTACGACCTCGTCGGCTGCCGTCTGTCCAACGGTGGCTACGGCATCTGGCAACTGCCCGACTGA
- a CDS encoding response regulator transcription factor — translation MRVLVVEDERNLADAIARGLRKRGMAVDVAYDGDSGHEMAFVTRYDVVVLDRDLPGRHGDQICAELAASGELTRVLMLTASGTVADRVEGLQLGADDYLPKPFAFDELVARVQALGRRATPAAPPVLEIADLVVDPARRTTTRGGVPVELTNKEFGVLCELLKARGAVVSSEELLERVWDANTDPFTTIVRVTVMTLRRKLGDPPLIETVVGAGYRTAEVVQ, via the coding sequence ATGCGGGTACTGGTGGTCGAGGACGAACGCAACCTCGCCGACGCGATCGCGCGAGGGCTGCGCAAACGGGGCATGGCGGTGGACGTCGCGTACGACGGCGACAGCGGCCACGAGATGGCGTTCGTGACCCGGTACGACGTGGTGGTGCTCGACCGTGACCTGCCCGGCCGGCACGGCGACCAGATCTGCGCGGAGTTGGCCGCGTCCGGCGAATTGACCCGGGTGCTGATGTTGACCGCCAGCGGCACGGTCGCCGACCGGGTCGAGGGCCTGCAACTCGGTGCCGACGACTACCTGCCCAAGCCGTTCGCCTTCGACGAACTGGTCGCCCGGGTGCAGGCACTGGGCCGACGGGCAACTCCGGCGGCCCCGCCGGTGTTGGAAATCGCCGACCTGGTGGTCGACCCGGCCCGCCGTACCACCACCCGGGGCGGAGTGCCGGTGGAGCTGACCAACAAGGAGTTCGGTGTGCTCTGCGAACTGCTCAAGGCCCGGGGAGCCGTGGTGTCCAGTGAGGAACTGCTGGAACGTGTCTGGGACGCCAACACCGACCCCTTCACCACAATCGTCCGGGTCACCGTGATGACGCTGCGCCGCAAGCTCGGCGACCCACCGCTGATCGAGACCGTGGTCGGTGCCGGCTACCGGACGGCCGAGGTGGTGCAGTGA
- a CDS encoding HAMP domain-containing sensor histidine kinase, with amino-acid sequence MTGVARRWLPALRRPSLRLRPTLRLRLTLLNGVLLVGAGAILILLAWLLVRDALRPTDELLPGTTVVLADGSTLEAAAWQQRLVDAASGELLAKGLAALLAIGVVGVVGAYAVAGRALRPLHQVTATARRLGETTLDQRIGYSGANDEVAELADTFDAMLDRIAAAFEAQRRFVANASHELRTPLAVMRTEIDVTLSDDEADTGEYRRMATVVRDASERANGLVDALLVLARSEAQTGQRLGRRSECDLAAGTVNALSAVRREVERIKLAVQTSLEPAPVVGDPGLLDRLAGNLIENAVRYNHLHGRLWVRTGSDGQRSWLVVGNTGFEVDPADVPGLFEPFRRGGRERTGARGSGLGLSIVRAVCDAHCGTVTAVAQPGGGLEVTVSLPAAQAAR; translated from the coding sequence GTGACGGGCGTCGCGCGTCGCTGGCTGCCCGCGTTGCGGCGGCCCTCCCTGCGGCTACGTCCCACGCTGCGGCTGCGACTGACCCTGCTCAACGGCGTGTTGCTGGTCGGTGCCGGTGCGATCCTGATACTGCTGGCCTGGCTGCTGGTGCGGGACGCGTTGCGCCCCACCGACGAGCTGTTGCCCGGCACCACAGTGGTGCTCGCGGACGGGAGCACGTTGGAGGCCGCCGCATGGCAACAGCGGCTCGTCGACGCGGCCTCCGGGGAACTGCTGGCCAAAGGGCTGGCCGCGCTGCTGGCGATCGGCGTGGTCGGCGTGGTCGGGGCGTACGCGGTCGCCGGGCGGGCGCTGCGCCCGCTGCACCAGGTCACCGCGACCGCCCGCCGGCTCGGCGAGACCACGCTGGACCAGCGGATCGGCTACTCCGGGGCGAACGACGAGGTGGCCGAGCTGGCCGACACCTTCGACGCCATGCTGGACCGGATCGCCGCCGCGTTCGAGGCGCAGAGGCGGTTCGTGGCCAACGCCTCGCACGAACTGCGGACGCCGCTGGCGGTGATGCGTACCGAGATCGACGTGACACTCAGCGACGACGAGGCGGACACCGGCGAGTACCGCCGGATGGCGACAGTGGTACGCGACGCCTCCGAACGCGCCAACGGGCTGGTGGACGCACTGCTGGTGCTGGCGCGCAGCGAGGCGCAGACCGGTCAGCGGCTCGGCCGGCGCAGCGAGTGCGACCTGGCCGCCGGCACCGTCAACGCGCTCTCCGCCGTACGCCGCGAGGTGGAGCGGATCAAGCTGGCGGTCCAGACGTCGCTGGAGCCGGCGCCGGTGGTGGGCGACCCCGGGCTGCTGGACCGGCTGGCCGGCAACCTGATCGAGAACGCGGTCCGCTACAACCACCTGCACGGCCGGCTCTGGGTGCGCACCGGCTCGGACGGGCAGCGATCCTGGCTGGTGGTGGGCAACACCGGCTTCGAGGTGGACCCGGCCGACGTGCCGGGGCTGTTCGAGCCCTTCCGGCGGGGCGGCCGGGAGCGTACCGGGGCGCGCGGCTCGGGCCTGGGCTTGTCCATCGTGCGGGCGGTCTGCGACGCCCACTGCGGCACGGTGACCGCCGTCGCGCAGCCCGGTGGCGGCCTGGAGGTGACCGTCAGCCTGCCGGCTGCGCAAGCCGCCCGCTGA
- a CDS encoding carboxymuconolactone decarboxylase family protein — MEPSTRIPPAEITGVKGALIKRMIEKKLGRVPTAVGVYWHNPKVLFASFGLGGKLQKWNACDEGLKSFAHMAVASLVGCTWCLDFNYFEARNRGLDVEKAREIPRWREVDVFTALERDVLEYAEAMSQTPPTVTDELVRRLHAELGAAAMVELTSVIAFANMTTRGNVALGIESDGFAATCGLKPLAERPGVASAS, encoded by the coding sequence ATGGAGCCCTCGACCCGCATTCCCCCGGCCGAGATCACCGGCGTCAAGGGAGCGTTGATCAAGCGGATGATCGAGAAGAAGCTGGGCAGGGTGCCGACGGCGGTGGGCGTCTACTGGCACAACCCCAAGGTGCTGTTCGCCAGCTTCGGCCTCGGCGGCAAGCTGCAGAAGTGGAACGCCTGCGACGAGGGCTTGAAGTCGTTCGCCCACATGGCGGTCGCGTCGCTCGTGGGCTGCACGTGGTGCCTGGACTTCAACTACTTCGAGGCCCGCAACAGGGGACTCGACGTGGAGAAGGCACGCGAGATCCCGCGGTGGCGCGAGGTGGACGTCTTCACTGCGCTGGAGCGGGACGTCCTGGAGTACGCCGAGGCGATGAGCCAGACGCCACCGACAGTGACCGACGAGCTGGTGCGCCGGCTGCACGCTGAGCTGGGAGCTGCCGCGATGGTGGAGCTCACCTCGGTGATCGCGTTCGCGAACATGACCACGCGGGGCAACGTGGCGCTCGGCATCGAGTCCGACGGCTTCGCCGCCACGTGCGGCTTGAAGCCGCTGGCCGAGCGACCGGGAGTAGCGTCCGCGTCATGA